A single genomic interval of Bradyrhizobium sp. AZCC 1693 harbors:
- a CDS encoding MarR family winged helix-turn-helix transcriptional regulator: protein MSDQALRVPRQPSRPKKARSAERKRRSAVPANEPGAPISLAPLNRLAGYLIRQAQLWVFQDFNETLAPLDVRPVQFSILTLIGENPGLSQMALSRVLGIVRSGLVPLLDSLEGRGLLKRSASTTDRRSHALYLTADGRTLLVRANALVGEHEERLRQKVGPSGHKQLLKVLEVFGRGI, encoded by the coding sequence GTGTCCGATCAAGCGCTCCGCGTGCCGCGTCAGCCGTCCCGTCCGAAGAAGGCTCGAAGCGCCGAGAGAAAACGGCGCTCCGCCGTGCCTGCGAACGAACCGGGCGCGCCCATCAGCCTTGCGCCGCTCAACCGGCTTGCGGGTTATTTGATCCGCCAGGCCCAGTTATGGGTGTTCCAGGACTTCAACGAGACCCTGGCTCCATTGGACGTTCGGCCGGTGCAGTTTTCGATACTGACGCTGATCGGCGAGAATCCCGGTCTTTCCCAGATGGCACTGTCGCGGGTTCTCGGCATCGTCCGATCCGGACTGGTGCCGCTGCTCGACAGCCTGGAAGGCCGCGGGCTGCTCAAGCGGTCCGCGTCCACCACGGACCGGCGGTCTCACGCCTTGTATTTGACCGCCGACGGTAGGACGTTGCTCGTCCGCGCCAACGCCTTGGTTGGAGAACACGAGGAACGCCTGAGACAAAAGGTCGGTCCGTCCGGTCACAAGCAGTTGCTGAAGGTGCTGGAGGTGTTCGGGCGCGGCATCTAA